One window from the genome of Bacteroidota bacterium encodes:
- a CDS encoding helix-turn-helix transcriptional regulator translates to MPEFLFNNKLYYNPVEFAMDRIGGTWKMPVLWRLRDGKKRYSELKNDIPHITHKMLTSQLRELEEEGFITRKVYAVVPPKVEYSLTARGKRAIVVVDYIRNYGLELMKEFGVKEKKAGSGKTTGKIKRGNAKS, encoded by the coding sequence ATGCCTGAATTTCTCTTCAACAACAAACTCTACTACAATCCAGTTGAATTTGCCATGGATCGCATTGGCGGTACCTGGAAAATGCCTGTACTCTGGCGGCTGCGCGATGGCAAAAAACGCTACAGCGAACTCAAAAACGATATTCCGCACATCACCCATAAAATGCTCACCAGCCAGCTCCGCGAACTTGAAGAAGAAGGCTTCATTACCCGAAAGGTGTATGCAGTGGTGCCGCCAAAGGTGGAATACAGCTTAACCGCACGCGGCAAACGCGCTATTGTGGTGGTTGATTATATCCGTAATTATGGGTTGGAATTGATGAAGGAATTCGGGGTGAAGGAGAAAAAGGCGGGTAGTGGGAAAACTACAGGTAAAATAAAAAGAGGCAACGCGAAAAGCTGA
- a CDS encoding prohibitin family protein, producing MKLISGKMMIVVTILVAILTGCTVIRQGEVGVKRRLGKLDPKTIQPGAKLFFPFTTRIIKVPIRTQNVELRLDLPSKEGVNVSTSVSILYHIKPEMASKIIETIGPDYESVMILSVFRSKAADATARYDAKDMYSSARAIIEKEIADSMNAVLNARGFEIEQVLLKSIQLPPGLAQAIEQKLKAEQEAQQMQFVLQRERLEAERKRIEAEGVRDAQQIVGQGLNDTTLQWLQIQAMRELALSQNAKVILMNGPSQQVMIQADPK from the coding sequence ATGAAACTTATCTCAGGAAAAATGATGATTGTGGTTACCATTTTGGTAGCCATTTTAACGGGCTGTACAGTAATCAGGCAGGGAGAGGTAGGGGTGAAGCGCCGTTTGGGAAAACTGGATCCGAAAACCATACAACCCGGAGCCAAGCTGTTTTTCCCGTTTACCACACGTATTATTAAAGTGCCCATCCGCACGCAGAATGTGGAGCTGAGGCTCGATCTGCCCTCGAAGGAAGGTGTAAACGTGTCAACCAGTGTATCCATTCTTTACCACATCAAGCCCGAAATGGCTTCGAAAATCATCGAAACCATCGGGCCTGATTATGAGAGTGTGATGATTTTAAGCGTGTTCCGCTCCAAAGCGGCCGATGCCACAGCGCGCTATGATGCCAAAGACATGTATTCGAGTGCCCGCGCCATCATTGAAAAGGAAATAGCCGACAGCATGAATGCCGTGCTCAATGCACGGGGCTTTGAAATTGAACAGGTGCTGCTCAAAAGCATTCAGCTCCCGCCCGGACTTGCACAGGCCATTGAGCAGAAGCTGAAAGCCGAGCAGGAAGCGCAGCAAATGCAGTTTGTGCTTCAGCGCGAACGTCTTGAAGCCGAACGCAAACGCATAGAAGCCGAGGGCGTGCGCGATGCCCAGCAAATAGTAGGACAAGGCCTCAACGATACCACCCTGCAATGGCTGCAAATTCAGGCCATGCGCGAACTGGCGCTGTCGCAAAACGCCAAAGTAATCCTCATGAACGGCCCCTCGCAGCAGGTCATGATTCAGGCCGACCCGAAATAA
- a CDS encoding TerB family tellurite resistance protein codes for MPHKLNKPLAGYHLLMILSQVDGKFDKEAGDIIVEYLRENFPFRVNLDYEIEELSMLTPDQYEAHFERCMNDFYDDSTDDERNHFLDFAVKLTKTDNVISENENHYLALLFNAWAPEFEEEV; via the coding sequence ATGCCACACAAACTCAATAAACCGCTGGCGGGCTATCATCTGCTGATGATTCTCTCTCAGGTTGACGGTAAATTTGACAAGGAAGCGGGCGATATTATCGTAGAATACCTCCGGGAAAATTTCCCCTTCCGCGTAAACCTCGATTACGAAATAGAAGAACTCAGCATGCTTACACCCGATCAGTATGAAGCCCATTTTGAGCGGTGTATGAATGATTTTTACGATGATTCAACCGACGATGAGCGTAATCATTTCCTCGATTTTGCCGTGAAACTTACCAAAACGGATAATGTGATTTCAGAAAACGAAAATCACTACCTCGCTCTGCTGTTCAACGCCTGGGCGCCGGAGTTTGAGGAAGAAGTATGA
- a CDS encoding cold shock domain-containing protein — protein sequence MKTGKVKFFNQTKGFGFITDDSNGQEIFVHISGTRDEIRQDDQVTFDTEEGKKGLNAVNVRIA from the coding sequence ATGAAAACAGGTAAAGTAAAATTTTTCAATCAAACCAAAGGCTTTGGTTTTATTACTGATGACAGCAACGGACAGGAAATTTTCGTTCACATCAGCGGAACCAGAGACGAAATTCGTCAGGACGATCAGGTTACGTTTGATACAGAAGAGGGCAAAAAAGGCCTTAATGCCGTAAATGTGCGCATTGCATAA
- a CDS encoding gliding motility-associated C-terminal domain-containing protein: MQRVKYLYRSILFLLLIIAFRGQARAQIVYVGMFNGDVYAVDPNTCNTQFIGNSGLILFDIATCGGLLYGTDGTNLYSIDPFTGASSFVSAMPVSLNSLVCDGNGVLYAAGTDLYSYNTATGVWTFQGMVPMQSAGDLAFYNGNLYLSDINNNLIQINLTPFSTQISCFIPNFQFWGMGSVPGASCNDPEILIGGDFSSLYTINATTGATSLLCNLNLPVTPIVGLATEIVPVNNNGFTLTSLTASPLCNGDLTGSATVNVQGGAAPFTYLWPASGNTTNSIANVSAGTYDCIVTDSAGCIDTLTVIITQPSPLIAAINAPAGGCSGTQAQLNGNAAGGTGLINYLWLPGAVAGNTLTVTPQQTTTYTLVATDANGCTDSAQSSFAVWPVPVAALNVAQTSVCEGSTVAFTSTSTIQAPGVIAQWNWDFGNGNTATGANVTPTFNQPGAVNVSLIVISADGCSDTVTQNAVVTVNMLPVADFNYQLTASSGFNGQVQFNDLSTGATNWFWQFGDPASSTSVQQNPNFTYPDPDCYTIQLVVSDAAGCTDSTTEEICFVLETTLYIPNTFTPGGDGKNEIFIPVGENISTENYLFRIYNRWGEMLFETTSPATGWDGTYKGSKVQIDTYVWTLQYADASNRTRQAVGHVNVIR, from the coding sequence ATGCAGCGAGTAAAATACCTATACCGCTCAATACTGTTCCTGCTACTGATAATTGCATTTCGTGGTCAGGCAAGGGCGCAGATTGTATATGTAGGAATGTTCAACGGCGATGTTTATGCCGTGGATCCCAATACCTGTAACACGCAGTTTATTGGTAATTCGGGCCTGATTTTATTTGATATTGCCACCTGTGGCGGATTACTTTATGGTACCGACGGAACCAATTTGTATTCGATTGATCCTTTTACCGGTGCATCGTCGTTTGTTTCGGCAATGCCGGTTTCGCTCAATTCGCTGGTGTGCGACGGTAATGGGGTTTTATATGCCGCAGGAACAGATTTATATTCTTACAATACCGCTACCGGTGTATGGACATTTCAGGGCATGGTACCCATGCAATCTGCCGGTGATCTGGCATTTTACAACGGCAACCTTTACCTCAGCGATATCAACAATAACCTGATACAGATTAACCTGACCCCGTTCAGTACACAGATTTCGTGCTTCATTCCCAATTTCCAGTTTTGGGGTATGGGTTCCGTTCCCGGTGCAAGTTGCAATGATCCCGAAATTCTGATTGGCGGCGATTTTAGTTCGCTTTATACGATTAATGCCACCACCGGAGCCACGAGTTTGCTTTGCAATCTTAATCTGCCCGTTACGCCAATAGTGGGTTTGGCCACTGAAATTGTCCCCGTTAACAACAATGGCTTTACCCTTACCTCGCTCACAGCCTCGCCGCTCTGCAACGGCGATTTAACCGGATCGGCAACGGTAAACGTGCAGGGAGGAGCAGCACCCTTTACCTATTTATGGCCCGCCTCAGGCAACACAACCAATTCTATTGCCAATGTTTCTGCCGGCACTTACGATTGCATTGTAACTGATTCCGCCGGATGTATCGATACACTTACCGTAATCATTACACAACCCTCCCCGCTGATTGCCGCCATTAATGCCCCGGCAGGCGGATGCAGCGGCACACAGGCTCAGCTTAACGGCAATGCGGCTGGTGGTACAGGCCTGATAAACTACCTGTGGCTGCCCGGCGCAGTAGCAGGCAATACACTCACGGTTACTCCCCAACAAACCACTACATACACACTTGTGGCTACTGATGCCAACGGCTGTACAGACTCTGCTCAAAGTTCATTTGCGGTGTGGCCAGTACCCGTGGCCGCGTTAAATGTGGCACAGACCAGTGTATGTGAAGGAAGTACGGTAGCATTTACCAGTACATCCACCATTCAGGCACCGGGTGTTATTGCACAATGGAACTGGGACTTTGGCAACGGCAATACCGCTACAGGGGCAAACGTAACGCCCACATTCAATCAGCCTGGTGCGGTAAACGTTTCACTCATTGTTATATCTGCTGATGGTTGCAGCGACACCGTTACACAAAATGCGGTTGTTACGGTAAACATGCTGCCTGTAGCCGATTTCAATTATCAGCTCACAGCTTCATCCGGCTTTAATGGTCAGGTGCAGTTTAATGATCTCTCAACCGGTGCCACAAATTGGTTCTGGCAATTTGGCGATCCGGCTTCCAGTACTTCGGTACAGCAAAATCCAAACTTCACCTACCCCGACCCTGACTGTTACACAATTCAACTTGTTGTTTCTGATGCTGCCGGATGCACCGACAGTACCACAGAGGAAATTTGCTTTGTGCTCGAAACCACACTTTACATACCCAATACATTCACTCCCGGCGGCGATGGGAAAAATGAAATCTTTATTCCCGTTGGCGAAAATATCAGCACCGAAAATTACCTTTTCAGAATATACAACCGGTGGGGTGAAATGCTTTTCGAAACCACATCGCCTGCTACAGGATGGGATGGAACGTACAAGGGCAGTAAAGTACAGATTGATACGTATGTATGGACACTTCAGTATGCCGACGCCAGCAACCGCACCCGCCAGGCAGTCGGGCATGTAAATGTAATTCGCTGA
- a CDS encoding response regulator transcription factor: MVARRIQAVIVEDELSAREALKAYLQKYCPQVEVIGEAHDSKQAVAVLHELKPQLVFLDVELPFGNAFDILDNCKDLHFETIFVTAFSEYSLRALNQSAAYYLLKPVSIEDLIAAVDKAAQHIDARESINRNQIAVSNFREQQVRKRQIILPTLEGFEVIKMEDIIRLQGNGNFTDIHLKDGSKKMACRFLKHYDELLDYPFLRVHKSHIINLECVKSFHKNMGGYVILEDNSQIDISANYKETFLQYFK, translated from the coding sequence ATGGTAGCGCGCCGCATACAAGCCGTAATCGTGGAAGACGAGCTTTCAGCACGCGAAGCACTGAAGGCCTATTTGCAAAAATATTGCCCGCAGGTAGAAGTAATTGGTGAGGCGCACGATTCAAAACAAGCGGTGGCCGTGTTACACGAATTAAAGCCTCAACTTGTTTTTCTTGATGTGGAACTGCCTTTCGGTAATGCGTTTGATATTCTCGATAATTGCAAAGACCTGCATTTCGAAACTATTTTTGTAACTGCATTTTCCGAATATTCGCTGCGTGCACTCAACCAGAGTGCAGCCTACTATCTGCTCAAACCGGTGAGTATCGAAGACCTGATTGCAGCCGTGGATAAAGCTGCGCAGCACATTGATGCCCGCGAAAGCATTAACCGTAACCAGATTGCCGTTTCAAATTTTCGTGAGCAGCAGGTGCGTAAACGGCAAATTATTCTGCCCACACTTGAAGGCTTTGAGGTGATTAAAATGGAAGATATTATCAGGCTGCAGGGCAATGGTAATTTCACCGATATTCATCTTAAAGACGGCTCAAAGAAAATGGCCTGCCGCTTTCTGAAACATTATGATGAACTACTCGATTACCCGTTTTTGCGTGTCCATAAATCACACATCATCAATCTCGAATGTGTGAAATCATTTCACAAAAATATGGGAGGATATGTGATACTTGAGGATAATTCGCAGATTGATATTTCTGCAAATTATAAGGAAACGTTTTTGCAGTATTTCAAATAA
- a CDS encoding pyrroline-5-carboxylate reductase yields MRISIIGCGNMGLVYARAFTRYNLVKPGKLLLAEKNEARRDELRHFHLGEVVLVNDPAILESDVLILAVKPQDFPDVAPQFRNRLKPGTVVLSIMAGIRLAQLEEMLGHTTLVRAMPNAPVEVGMGITGFSAHLSATRAQIQKVEHLLASTGRTLYFEDESLLDAVTALSGSGPAYFYYILQAMIDAGKHLGLSETESSLLVKHTMNGAFQLVNNSNRPFNELIKAVASRGGTTEAALNVFEEKGLHNTIVEGIIRAEERSRQLSENTSKPDPTLSQPDSQL; encoded by the coding sequence ATGCGAATTTCCATAATCGGCTGCGGCAATATGGGGCTTGTATATGCCCGTGCATTTACGCGCTACAACTTGGTAAAACCCGGCAAGCTCCTGCTGGCCGAGAAAAACGAAGCACGCCGCGATGAACTCCGTCATTTTCACCTGGGCGAAGTAGTTCTGGTAAATGACCCCGCCATATTGGAAAGTGATGTGTTGATTCTGGCCGTGAAACCGCAGGATTTTCCGGATGTGGCGCCGCAATTCCGAAACCGCCTGAAGCCGGGCACAGTGGTACTTTCCATTATGGCAGGCATCAGGCTGGCGCAACTGGAGGAAATGCTGGGACACACCACGCTGGTGCGTGCCATGCCCAATGCACCTGTAGAAGTGGGCATGGGCATAACCGGCTTCAGCGCCCACCTCTCGGCCACACGGGCACAGATACAGAAAGTGGAACACCTGCTGGCCAGCACCGGCCGCACCTTGTATTTCGAAGATGAATCGCTGCTGGATGCCGTAACGGCGCTCAGTGGCAGCGGTCCGGCCTATTTCTACTACATTCTGCAGGCCATGATTGATGCCGGCAAACACCTCGGCCTTTCCGAAACCGAAAGCAGTTTGCTGGTAAAACATACCATGAACGGGGCCTTCCAGCTGGTAAATAATTCAAACCGGCCGTTTAACGAACTCATCAAAGCAGTAGCTTCACGCGGCGGTACTACGGAAGCAGCACTGAATGTATTTGAAGAAAAAGGCCTGCACAATACCATTGTGGAAGGAATTATCCGTGCCGAAGAACGCTCACGTCAGCTCTCCGAAAATACCTCTAAACCCGATCCAACCCTCAGCCAACCTGATTCACAATTGTAG
- a CDS encoding acyl-CoA desaturase produces MQKVRFANDHKLFTAALKSKVNNYFAQNNLKPVGDFRLYIKTIVFITLAVSCYAVLMIDVLPNWAALLTCALLGISFAGIGFNIMHDGGHNSYSNKKWVNELMAYSLNLLGGNIYLWKIKHNYNHHSFTNIDGIDEDIDIRPFLRTGNDQPLHRYHRYQHIYWVVLYGMVYFAWIYIKDFKKYFGGRIADTQFRKMSRGEHFIFWISKLLYLGIFIALPSLRLGLLPVLTGYAVMSVVCGFILGIVFQMAHVTEGTSVHSTQKGKASDMSDWFVHQLQTTANFSTKSKFVSWFAGGLNFQVEHHLFPQISHVHYPAINLLVKDTCKEYNIRYSEYPTFLAAVKSHVEYLKTVGRQ; encoded by the coding sequence ATGCAGAAAGTACGTTTTGCCAACGATCATAAATTATTTACGGCTGCACTCAAGAGTAAGGTAAATAATTACTTCGCCCAGAATAACCTCAAACCCGTTGGAGATTTCAGGCTGTATATCAAAACCATCGTTTTCATTACGCTGGCAGTAAGTTGTTATGCCGTGTTAATGATTGATGTATTACCCAATTGGGCGGCACTGCTTACCTGTGCCTTGCTTGGCATTTCATTCGCCGGAATCGGATTTAATATTATGCACGATGGCGGACACAACAGCTATTCGAATAAAAAATGGGTGAATGAACTAATGGCTTATTCACTCAATCTGCTTGGAGGTAATATTTATCTCTGGAAAATCAAACACAACTACAATCATCATTCATTCACCAATATTGACGGGATTGATGAAGATATTGACATACGTCCTTTTCTGCGCACCGGCAACGACCAGCCCCTGCACCGCTATCACCGCTATCAGCATATTTACTGGGTGGTGCTTTATGGTATGGTTTACTTTGCCTGGATTTACATTAAGGATTTTAAAAAATATTTCGGAGGGAGAATTGCAGACACCCAATTCAGAAAAATGAGCCGTGGTGAACATTTCATTTTCTGGATCAGCAAGCTGCTTTATCTCGGTATTTTCATTGCACTGCCCTCGCTGCGTCTCGGACTGCTGCCTGTGTTAACCGGCTACGCAGTAATGTCTGTGGTGTGCGGTTTCATTCTGGGTATTGTGTTTCAAATGGCACATGTAACTGAAGGTACAAGTGTGCATTCAACCCAAAAGGGAAAAGCCAGCGATATGAGCGACTGGTTTGTGCATCAGCTGCAGACTACTGCAAACTTCAGTACAAAAAGCAAATTCGTTTCATGGTTTGCCGGCGGACTCAATTTTCAGGTTGAGCATCATTTGTTTCCTCAAATCAGTCATGTGCATTACCCGGCCATTAATTTGCTGGTAAAGGATACGTGCAAAGAATACAACATCCGTTATTCGGAATATCCCACTTTCCTCGCTGCCGTTAAATCGCACGTGGAATACTTAAAGACTGTTGGCCGGCAGTAA
- the mutS gene encoding DNA mismatch repair protein MutS, with protein MAKAKAGPNGEPAETPLMKQYNSIKAKYPDALLLFRVGDFYETFGEDAKRAAAVLGIVLTKRANGAASHIELAGFPHHSLDSYLPKLVRAGMRVAICDQLEDPKLTKTIVKRGVTELLTPGVSFNDKILDHRSNNFLAAVHLGERLTGAAFLDVSTGEFLVAQGDMAYIEKLLQGLKPSEVLFQKNRRTTFTEHFGEKMYIFGLEDWVFTETFAQEKLLSHFGTLSLKGFGIENMPAGVIAAGAALHYLSETQHERVQHIAGIARIEEDSHVWLDRFTMRNLELFASPNDNARTLIDVIDRTVSPMGARLLKRWLALPLKDAAGINDRLERVQALLGNATLREQMAELIKQTGDLERLVAKAAAARINPRELLQLRRALDVLPEIQQGCESEPALQAIAGQINLCTAIRSRIAHELSADPPALVNKGNVIATGVDAELDELRHLAYSGKDYLLQIQQRESERTGITSLKVAFNNVFGYYLEVTNAHKDKVPAEWIRKQTLVNAERYITPELKEYEEKILGAEEKMLAIEARLFAGLVSTLAEWIVPIQHNAVQLARLDCFIGFATLAQQHGYVRPHINDSYIIDIKSGRHPVIEQQLPPGEPYIANDIYLDPEHQQVLMITGPNMAGKSALLRQTALIVLLAQIGCFVPATHAEIGLVDKIFTRVGASDNISSGESTFMVEMNETASILNNLSMRSLVLLDEIGRGTSTYDGISIAWSIAEFLHEHPTARAKTLFATHYHELNEMAERFPRIRNFNVSVKEVGNKVLFMRKLVPGGSEHSFGIHVARMAGMPRKVVERAGEVLVQLEKSHSAGELMNSPKKQKAVKQQEENFQLSFFQLDDPVLEQIKEEILQTDINQLTPVEALMKLNEIKKLIGGK; from the coding sequence ATGGCAAAAGCGAAGGCCGGTCCGAACGGCGAACCCGCCGAAACACCGCTTATGAAGCAGTACAACAGCATCAAGGCGAAATACCCTGATGCCCTGCTGCTTTTCCGCGTGGGCGATTTTTACGAAACCTTTGGCGAGGATGCCAAACGCGCCGCCGCCGTGCTGGGCATTGTGCTCACCAAACGCGCCAATGGCGCCGCCTCGCACATTGAACTGGCCGGTTTTCCGCATCATTCGCTCGACAGCTACCTTCCCAAACTCGTGCGCGCCGGCATGCGCGTGGCCATCTGCGATCAGCTCGAAGATCCCAAGCTCACCAAAACCATTGTAAAACGCGGCGTTACCGAGCTGCTCACCCCCGGCGTTTCATTCAACGATAAAATTCTCGATCACCGCTCCAACAATTTTCTGGCAGCGGTGCATCTTGGCGAACGCCTCACCGGCGCAGCTTTTCTCGATGTGTCCACCGGCGAGTTTCTGGTGGCGCAGGGCGATATGGCTTACATCGAAAAACTCCTGCAGGGCCTGAAGCCAAGCGAAGTACTTTTCCAGAAAAACCGCCGTACCACCTTCACCGAACACTTCGGCGAAAAGATGTACATCTTCGGTCTCGAAGACTGGGTGTTTACCGAAACCTTTGCCCAGGAAAAACTGCTCAGCCATTTCGGCACACTTTCGCTCAAAGGCTTTGGTATCGAAAACATGCCGGCCGGTGTAATTGCCGCAGGCGCCGCGCTGCACTACCTCAGCGAAACACAGCACGAGCGCGTACAGCATATTGCAGGCATTGCACGCATTGAAGAAGACAGCCACGTGTGGCTCGACCGCTTCACGATGCGCAACCTTGAGCTGTTTGCCTCACCAAACGATAATGCCCGCACACTTATTGATGTAATCGACCGCACGGTTTCGCCCATGGGCGCGCGTTTGCTCAAACGCTGGCTGGCGCTGCCGCTTAAAGATGCAGCGGGCATAAACGATCGTCTTGAGCGCGTGCAGGCTTTGCTGGGCAATGCCACGCTGCGCGAACAGATGGCCGAACTCATCAAACAAACCGGCGATCTCGAACGCCTTGTGGCCAAAGCCGCTGCCGCACGCATCAACCCGCGCGAACTATTGCAGCTGCGCCGTGCGCTCGATGTGCTGCCCGAAATACAGCAGGGCTGCGAATCGGAACCGGCACTGCAGGCCATTGCCGGACAAATCAATCTTTGCACGGCCATCCGCAGCCGCATTGCCCACGAACTCAGCGCCGATCCTCCGGCATTGGTCAACAAAGGCAACGTAATTGCCACCGGCGTGGATGCCGAGCTCGATGAGCTTCGCCACCTGGCGTACTCGGGAAAAGATTACCTGCTGCAAATTCAGCAGCGCGAAAGTGAACGCACGGGCATCACCTCGCTCAAAGTGGCGTTTAACAACGTGTTCGGCTATTACCTCGAAGTAACCAACGCGCACAAAGACAAGGTGCCGGCCGAGTGGATACGCAAGCAAACACTGGTAAACGCCGAACGCTACATTACGCCCGAACTCAAAGAGTACGAAGAAAAAATTCTGGGTGCCGAAGAAAAAATGCTGGCCATTGAGGCAAGGTTGTTTGCCGGTCTGGTGAGTACGCTGGCCGAGTGGATTGTGCCCATTCAGCACAATGCCGTGCAGCTTGCCCGGCTCGATTGCTTTATTGGTTTTGCCACGCTGGCACAGCAACACGGCTACGTGCGTCCGCACATCAACGATTCGTACATCATTGATATCAAAAGCGGCCGCCATCCGGTTATCGAGCAGCAGCTTCCGCCCGGCGAGCCTTACATTGCCAATGATATTTACCTCGATCCCGAACACCAGCAGGTGTTAATGATTACAGGTCCCAACATGGCCGGTAAATCTGCCCTGCTGCGGCAAACGGCGCTCATTGTGCTGCTGGCGCAAATAGGTTGTTTTGTGCCGGCCACACACGCCGAAATCGGGCTGGTGGATAAAATCTTTACGCGCGTGGGCGCAAGCGACAACATCTCTTCCGGTGAATCAACCTTTATGGTGGAGATGAACGAAACGGCCAGCATCCTCAACAACCTTTCCATGCGCAGCCTTGTACTGCTCGATGAAATAGGCCGCGGCACAAGCACCTACGACGGTATTTCCATTGCCTGGTCCATTGCCGAGTTTCTGCATGAGCATCCCACCGCGCGCGCCAAAACACTTTTTGCCACACACTATCACGAACTTAATGAAATGGCCGAACGCTTTCCGCGTATCCGCAATTTCAATGTAAGTGTAAAGGAAGTAGGCAATAAAGTACTGTTCATGCGCAAACTCGTGCCCGGCGGCAGCGAACACAGCTTTGGTATTCACGTGGCCCGCATGGCCGGTATGCCGCGCAAAGTGGTAGAACGTGCCGGCGAAGTACTCGTGCAGCTGGAAAAATCGCACAGCGCCGGCGAACTCATGAACAGCCCTAAAAAGCAGAAAGCCGTTAAGCAGCAGGAAGAAAACTTTCAGCTCAGCTTCTTCCAGCTCGATGATCCTGTGCTCGAACAAATCAAGGAAGAAATTCTGCAAACCGACATCAATCAGCTCACCCCGGTAGAGGCGTTGATGAAGCTGAATGAAATTAAGAAATTGATTGGCGGGAAGTAA